The genomic segment GCCTTGGAGGATTCCATCGGCAAGCCCGGTTGGTGGCACCTTGACCACGTCGCCGACGACGGGACCCGCCGCACGGCCGAGGTTCGGGTGCTGGCGCTGACCGCAGGCCAGGCCCGCCTGATGAAGAAGGCAGAAGGCCCGTTCACCCTGCCGGTGAGCCGAATGATCGCGCTGCGCAAAGGTTGAGGCTGGCTGCACGCCAACCGCCCGTGCAGCACCACAGGCAGCAGCGGGCCGCATGGTCGTCCCGAACAGCGTCAAACGCGACCGAGCGCGACAATGTGCGACGAAGGAGCACTTGCGCGAGGGAGGCGAGCTGTCGGGACGAGCCATGCGGCCCGTTACGGTGGCCGAGGCCTAGGAATTCCCACCAAAGAGGCTGGTGACGGAGCCATCCTCGAAGACCTCGTGGATGGCCTTGGCGATCAGCGGCGCGATCGACAGCACGGTCAGCTTGTCCAGGTCCTTGCAGGACTCGGGAAGCGGCAGCGTGTTGGTGACGATGACCTCGCTGAAGGCGCTTCCGGCCAGACGTTCCCGGGCGGGGCCGCTGAGCACCGGGTGGGTGGTGGCGGCGATGACCTGCTTGGCGCCTCGCTCCATCAGGGCGTCGGCCGCCTGGCAGATGGTGCCAGCGGTGTCGATCATGTCGTCGACGAGCAGGCAGACCTTGCCCTCCACGTCGCCCACGACCTCGTGCACCTTCACCTGGTTGGCGACGTCGACGTCGTGGCGCTTGTGGATGATGGCCAGGGGGCAGCCGAGTCGATCGGTCCACATGTCGGCCAGGCGTACACGTCCGGCGTCGGGCGAGACGACGACCATCTCCGAGGTCTCGTACTTGTCGATGACGTACTCGGCCAACGCGGGCAGTGCCCACAGGTGGTCGACGGGACCGTCGAAGAAGCCCTGGATCTGGGCGGCGTGCAGGTCCACGCTCATCACGCGGTCCGCACCGGCGGCCTTGTACAGGTCAGCCATCAGGCGGGCGCTGATGGGTTCACGGCCCAGGTGCTTCTTGTCCTGGCGCGCATAGGGGTAGAAGGGGGCGACGACGGTGATCCGCTTGGCCGAGGCACGCTTGAGCGCGTCGACCATGATCAGCTGTTCCATCATCCACTGGTTGACCGGGGCGCAGTGGCTCTGGATCACGAAGGCGTCCGCGCCACGTACCGACTCCTCGAAGCGCACATAGGTCTCCGAATTGGCGTAGTCGATGGCACGCGTGGGCACCAGGTCGACGCCCATCAGTTCGGCGATCTCCTGCGCCAGCTCGGGATGCGCACGCCCCGAGAAGAGCATGAGGTGCTTGTCATTGGGGCGCTTGACACCGCTCACTTGTAATCCTCCGGCTTGCGA from the Luteococcus japonicus genome contains:
- a CDS encoding ribose-phosphate diphosphokinase, whose amino-acid sequence is MSGVKRPNDKHLMLFSGRAHPELAQEIAELMGVDLVPTRAIDYANSETYVRFEESVRGADAFVIQSHCAPVNQWMMEQLIMVDALKRASAKRITVVAPFYPYARQDKKHLGREPISARLMADLYKAAGADRVMSVDLHAAQIQGFFDGPVDHLWALPALAEYVIDKYETSEMVVVSPDAGRVRLADMWTDRLGCPLAIIHKRHDVDVANQVKVHEVVGDVEGKVCLLVDDMIDTAGTICQAADALMERGAKQVIAATTHPVLSGPARERLAGSAFSEVIVTNTLPLPESCKDLDKLTVLSIAPLIAKAIHEVFEDGSVTSLFGGNS